Proteins found in one Eretmochelys imbricata isolate rEreImb1 chromosome 9, rEreImb1.hap1, whole genome shotgun sequence genomic segment:
- the IWS1 gene encoding protein IWS1 homolog isoform X2 produces the protein MEAEYYGGDQSDDGGATPVQDERDSGSDVEDDVNDQHSGSDNESLGHHSENEQSDGEDDGETRGHHMTDSENEDTPRQKDSDSENEDPPNHNASDSENEGTHGDKDSDSDIEDHPIHHISDSENEDALNHHASDSENEEPQKIHNSDSENEDPHKNLNSESENEDHQKGHASDSENEEPPKHTASDSENEEPLKHTASDSENEELSKHAASDSENEEPPKHAASDSENEEPPKHAASDSENEEPPKHAASDSENEEPPKHAASDSENEEPPTHAASDSENEEPQKVHASDSENEEPQKHPASDSEIEDVPRRKQKIESDDSDGNGKEAMQNDSRRSDSEQAGEGFHASDSEGEGPKRRKITDSDEDEERDEDKGVKRKAAVFSDSEDEEKTQAAKKGRIISDVEDSDSDASEKSDKRKKNAVASDSEEEEENKDSAGKKKEEKDLFGSDSESGNEQENLIADIFGESGDEEEEEFTGFNQEDLEEEKAEAEMKETADDSDSDDNIKRGKHMDFMSDFEMMLQRKKSMSGKRRRNRDGGTFISDADDVVSAMIVKMNEAAEEDRQLNTQKKPALKKLTLLPTVVMHLKKQDLKETFIDSGVMSAIKEWLSPLPDRSLPALKIREELLKILQELPSVSQETLKHSGIGRAVMYLYKHPKESRPNKDMAGKLINEWSRPIFGLTSNYKGMTREEREQRDLEQMPQRRRLSSSGGQTPRRDLEKVLTGEEKALRPGDPGFCARARVPMPSNKDYVVRPKWNVEMESSRPGTVKKGISRLEKHKRRFAEQKRLSNVHRAIKFSIEGNRMPL, from the exons aatgAACAAAGTGATGGGGAAGATGATGGCGAAACTAGAGGCCATCACATGACAGACTCTGAAAATGAAGACACCCCAAGGCAAAAAGATAGTGATTCTGAAAATGAGGACCCTCCAAATCACAATGCCAGTGATTCAGAAAATGAAGGGACTCATGGGGACAAAGACAGTGATTCTGATATTGAGGACCATCCAATTCATCATAtaagtgactctgaaaatgagGATGCCTTAAATCACCATGcaagtgactctgaaaatgaaGAACCTCAAAAAATTCACAATAGCGATTCTGAAAATGAGGATCCCCATAAGAATCTGAATAGTGAGTCAGAAAATGAGGATCATCAAAAAGGTCATGctagtgactctgaaaatgagGAACCCCCAAAACATACAGctagtgactctgaaaatgagGAGCCCTTGAAACATACAGctagtgactctgaaaatgagGAGCTCTCAAAACATGCGGCTAGCGATTCTGAAAATGAGGAGCCCCCGAAACATGCAGCCAGTGATTCCGAAAATGAGGAGCCCCCGAAACATGCAGCCAGTGATTCCGAAAATGAGGAGCCCCCGAAACATGCAGCCAGCGATTCCGAAAATGAGGAGCCCCCGAAACATGCAGCCAGTGATTCCGAAAATGAGGAGCCCCCGACACATGCAGCCAGCGACTCTGAAAATGAGGAGCCCCAAAAAGTTCATGCTAGTGACTCTGAGAACGAAGAGCCTCAGAAACATCCTGCAAGTGACTCTGAGATTGAAGATGTTCCCAGGCGCAAACAAAAAATAGAGTCTGATGACAGTGACGGGAATGGGAAAGAGGCAATGCAGAATGACTCTCGGCGTTCAGATAGCGAGCAGGCAGGAGAAGGATTTCATGCATCTGACAGTGAGGGGGAAGGTCCTAAGAGACGGAAAATAACAGACAGCGATGAAGATGAGGAGAGAGATGAGGACAAGGGAGTCAAGAGGAAAGCAGCAGTCTTTTCTGACAGCGAGGATGAGGAGAAAACAC AAGCTGCAAAGAAAGGACGCATCATCTCAGATGTGGAAGACTCTGATAGCGATGCATCAGAGAAAtctgataaaagaaaaaagaatgctGTAGCATCAGATagtgaagaagaggaggagaacaAGGACAGCgctggaaagaaaaaagaagagaaggaTCTTTTTGGGAGTGATAGTGAATCAGGAAATGAACAAGA GAACCTGATTGCAGATATATTTGGTGAATCTggtgatgaagaggaggaggaatttaCA GGTTTTAACCAGGAGGATTTGGAAGAAGAGAAAGCCGAGGCAGAGATGAAAGAGACAGCAGATGATTCAGACTCTGATGACAACATCAAAAGAGGGAAACA TATGGACTTCATGTCAGATTTTGAGATGATGCTACAAAGAAAGAAGAGCATGAGTGGCAAGCGCAGACGAAACCGTGATGGTGGGACATTTATTAGTGATGCAGATGATGTAGTCAGTGCTATGATTGTTAAAATGAATGAAGCTGCAGAG GAAGATAGACAGCTGAATACACAGAAGAAACCAGCACTAAAAAAGTTAACTTTGCTACCAACTGTAGTTATGCACCTTAAAAA ACAGGATCTTAAGGAAACTTTCATTGACAGTGGTGTGATGTCGGCCATCAAAGAGTGGCTTTCCCCTCTTCCAGATCGGAGTCTACCAGCACTAAAGATACGTGAGGAGCTCTTGAAGATCCTGCAAGAG CTGCCTAGTGTGAGCCAAGAGACCCTGAAGCACAGTGGAATTGGGCGAGCTGTGATGTACCTCTACAAGCACCCCAAGGAGTCAAGACCCAACAAGGACATGGCAGGGAAGCTAATCA ATGAATGGTCTCGACCCATCTTTGGCCTTACCTCAAACTACAAAGGAATGACAAGGGAGGAAAGGGAGCAGAGGGATTTGGAACAGATGCCTCAGCGAAGGCGATTGAGCAG TTCTGGTGGTCAGACCCCTCGCAGAGACCTGGAGAAGGTGTTAACAGGAGAAGAAAA AGCTCTTAGACCTGGTGATCCTGGATTTTGTGCTCGTGCAAGGGTTCCAATGCCCTCCAACAAGGATTATGTGGTCAGACCCAAGTGGAATGTAGAAATGGAATCTTCCAGG CCTGGGACTGTTAAAAAAGGTATTAGTCGCTTGGAAAAGCACAAGAGACGATTTGCTGAACAGAAACGACTCAGCAACGTGCATCGGGCCATCAAATTCAGCATTGAAGGCAACAGGATGCCCCTATAG
- the IWS1 gene encoding protein IWS1 homolog isoform X1 has protein sequence MEAEYYGGDQSDDGGATPVQDERDSGSDVEDDVNDQHSGSDNESLGHHSENEQSDGEDDGETRGHHMTDSENEDTPRQKDSDSENEDPPNHNASDSENEGTHGDKDSDSDIEDHPIHHISDSENEDALNHHASDSENEEPQKIHNSDSENEDPHKNLNSESENEDHQKGHASDSENEEPPKHTASDSENEEPLKHTASDSENEELSKHAASDSENEEPPKHAASDSENEEPPKHAASDSENEEPPKHAASDSENEEPPKHAASDSENEEPPTHAASDSENEEPQKVHASDSENEEPQKHPASDSEIEDVPRRKQKIESDDSDGNGKEAMQNDSRRSDSEQAGEGFHASDSEGEGPKRRKITDSDEDEERDEDKGVKRKAAVFSDSEDEEKTQAAKKGRIISDVEDSDSDASEKSDKRKKNAVASDSEEEEENKDSAGKKKEEKDLFGSDSESGNEQENLIADIFGESGDEEEEEFTGFNQEDLEEEKAEAEMKETADDSDSDDNIKRGKHMDFMSDFEMMLQRKKSMSGKRRRNRDGGTFISDADDVVSAMIVKMNEAAEEDRQLNTQKKPALKKLTLLPTVVMHLKKQDLKETFIDSGVMSAIKEWLSPLPDRSLPALKIREELLKILQELPSVSQETLKHSGIGRAVMYLYKHPKESRPNKDMAGKLINEWSRPIFGLTSNYKGMTREEREQRDLEQMPQRRRLSSSGGQTPRRDLEKVLTGEEKALRPGDPGFCARARVPMPSNKDYVVRPKWNVEMESSRYQGTSKKGVSRLDKQMRKFTDIRKKSRSAHAVKISIEGNKMPL, from the exons aatgAACAAAGTGATGGGGAAGATGATGGCGAAACTAGAGGCCATCACATGACAGACTCTGAAAATGAAGACACCCCAAGGCAAAAAGATAGTGATTCTGAAAATGAGGACCCTCCAAATCACAATGCCAGTGATTCAGAAAATGAAGGGACTCATGGGGACAAAGACAGTGATTCTGATATTGAGGACCATCCAATTCATCATAtaagtgactctgaaaatgagGATGCCTTAAATCACCATGcaagtgactctgaaaatgaaGAACCTCAAAAAATTCACAATAGCGATTCTGAAAATGAGGATCCCCATAAGAATCTGAATAGTGAGTCAGAAAATGAGGATCATCAAAAAGGTCATGctagtgactctgaaaatgagGAACCCCCAAAACATACAGctagtgactctgaaaatgagGAGCCCTTGAAACATACAGctagtgactctgaaaatgagGAGCTCTCAAAACATGCGGCTAGCGATTCTGAAAATGAGGAGCCCCCGAAACATGCAGCCAGTGATTCCGAAAATGAGGAGCCCCCGAAACATGCAGCCAGTGATTCCGAAAATGAGGAGCCCCCGAAACATGCAGCCAGCGATTCCGAAAATGAGGAGCCCCCGAAACATGCAGCCAGTGATTCCGAAAATGAGGAGCCCCCGACACATGCAGCCAGCGACTCTGAAAATGAGGAGCCCCAAAAAGTTCATGCTAGTGACTCTGAGAACGAAGAGCCTCAGAAACATCCTGCAAGTGACTCTGAGATTGAAGATGTTCCCAGGCGCAAACAAAAAATAGAGTCTGATGACAGTGACGGGAATGGGAAAGAGGCAATGCAGAATGACTCTCGGCGTTCAGATAGCGAGCAGGCAGGAGAAGGATTTCATGCATCTGACAGTGAGGGGGAAGGTCCTAAGAGACGGAAAATAACAGACAGCGATGAAGATGAGGAGAGAGATGAGGACAAGGGAGTCAAGAGGAAAGCAGCAGTCTTTTCTGACAGCGAGGATGAGGAGAAAACAC AAGCTGCAAAGAAAGGACGCATCATCTCAGATGTGGAAGACTCTGATAGCGATGCATCAGAGAAAtctgataaaagaaaaaagaatgctGTAGCATCAGATagtgaagaagaggaggagaacaAGGACAGCgctggaaagaaaaaagaagagaaggaTCTTTTTGGGAGTGATAGTGAATCAGGAAATGAACAAGA GAACCTGATTGCAGATATATTTGGTGAATCTggtgatgaagaggaggaggaatttaCA GGTTTTAACCAGGAGGATTTGGAAGAAGAGAAAGCCGAGGCAGAGATGAAAGAGACAGCAGATGATTCAGACTCTGATGACAACATCAAAAGAGGGAAACA TATGGACTTCATGTCAGATTTTGAGATGATGCTACAAAGAAAGAAGAGCATGAGTGGCAAGCGCAGACGAAACCGTGATGGTGGGACATTTATTAGTGATGCAGATGATGTAGTCAGTGCTATGATTGTTAAAATGAATGAAGCTGCAGAG GAAGATAGACAGCTGAATACACAGAAGAAACCAGCACTAAAAAAGTTAACTTTGCTACCAACTGTAGTTATGCACCTTAAAAA ACAGGATCTTAAGGAAACTTTCATTGACAGTGGTGTGATGTCGGCCATCAAAGAGTGGCTTTCCCCTCTTCCAGATCGGAGTCTACCAGCACTAAAGATACGTGAGGAGCTCTTGAAGATCCTGCAAGAG CTGCCTAGTGTGAGCCAAGAGACCCTGAAGCACAGTGGAATTGGGCGAGCTGTGATGTACCTCTACAAGCACCCCAAGGAGTCAAGACCCAACAAGGACATGGCAGGGAAGCTAATCA ATGAATGGTCTCGACCCATCTTTGGCCTTACCTCAAACTACAAAGGAATGACAAGGGAGGAAAGGGAGCAGAGGGATTTGGAACAGATGCCTCAGCGAAGGCGATTGAGCAG TTCTGGTGGTCAGACCCCTCGCAGAGACCTGGAGAAGGTGTTAACAGGAGAAGAAAA AGCTCTTAGACCTGGTGATCCTGGATTTTGTGCTCGTGCAAGGGTTCCAATGCCCTCCAACAAGGATTATGTGGTCAGACCCAAGTGGAATGTAGAAATGGAATCTTCCAGG taCCAAGGCACCTCTAAGAAAGGGGTAAGTCGACTGGACAAACAGATGCGGAAGTTCacagatatcaggaaaaaaagCAGATCAGCCCACGCAGTGAAAATCAGTATTGAAGGCAATAAGATGCCATTGTGA